In a genomic window of Mus pahari chromosome 8, PAHARI_EIJ_v1.1, whole genome shotgun sequence:
- the Btd gene encoding biotinidase — MRSRFMVCIMSGARTAPALFFLGCSALALGVSSASQEHREAESYVAGVYEHRSVLSPNPLELVSRQEALELMKQNLDVYEQQVMAAAQKGVQIIVFPEDGIHGFNFTRTSIYPFLDFMPSPKLVRWNPCLEPFRFNDTEVLQRLSCMAIKGRMFLVANLGTKQPCLSSDPGCPQDGRYQFNTNVVISDNGTLVDRYRKHNLYFEAAFDTPANVDLITFDTPFAGKFGMFTCFDILFFDPAVRLLRDFEVRHVVYPTAWMNQLPLLAAIEIQKAFATAFGVNVLAANIHHPTLGMTGSGIHTPLKSFWYHDMDDPKGHLIIAQVATNPQGLNGIGNTTSEMDRSHRQFLKILSGDPYCEKDAQEVHCDEAAKWTLNAPPTFHSEMMYDNFTLVPVWGKEGHLQVCSNSLCCHLLYERPTVSKELYALGVFDGPHTVHGTYYIQTCALVKCGGLGFDTCGQEITEAEGLFDFHLWGNFSTLYIFPLFLTSGMTLDTPDQLGWENDHYFLRKRGLSSGLVTAALYGRLYERT; from the exons ATTTATGGTCTGCATTATGTCTGGAGCCCGCACTGCGCCTGCTCTCTTCTTCCTCGGCTGTTCTGCGCTTGCGTTGGGCGTCAGCTCGGCCTCCCAGGAGCACCGCGAGGCCGAGTCCTACGTGGCTGGGGTGTACGAGCATCGGTCTGTCCTGAGCCCGAACCCCCTGGAGCTCGTTAGCCGCCAGGAGGCCCTGGAGCTCATGAAGCAGAACCTCGACGTCTATGAACAGCAAGTGATGGCTGCAGCCCAGAAG GGTGTGCAGATTATAGTGTTCCCAGAAGACGGTATCCATGGATTCAACTTCACAAGAACATCCATTTACCCGTTCTTGGACTTTATGCCATCTCCCAAGCTGGTCAGGTGGAACCCGTGTTTGGAGCCCTTTCGGTTCAATGACACGGAG GTCCTCCAGCGCCTGAGTTGTATGGCCATCAAGGGAAGGATGTTCTTGGTGGCCAATCTTGGAACGAAACAGCCTTGCCTCAGCAGCGACCCTGGCTGCCCACAGGACGGGAGATACCAGTTTAACACAAATGTGGTGATTAGCGACAACGGAACCCTTGTCGACCGCTACCGTAAACACAACCTGTACTTCGAGGCGGCCTTTGATACCCCTGCTAATGTGGACCTCATCACCTTTGATACGCCCTTTGCTGGCAAGTTTGGCATGTTCACTTGCTTTGACATCCTGTTCTTTGACCCCGCTGTCCGACTCCTCAGAGACTTTGAGGTGAGGCACGTTGTGTACCCCACAGCCTGGATGAACCAGCTGCCGCTCTTGGCAGCCATTGAAATTCAGAAAGCATTCGCCACTGCCTTCGGTGTCAACGTGCTGGCAGCTAACATCCACCACCCGACTCTGGGGATGACCGGCAGTGGCATACACACCCCTCTCAAGTCCTTTTGGTACCATGACATGGACGACCCCAAAGGTCACCTTATAATTGCCCAGGTAGCCACAAACCCACAGGGCCTCAATGGGATAGGGAATACAACTAGTGAGATGGACCGGTCCCATAGACAGTTCTTAAAAATCCTGTCTGGGGATCCGTACTGTGAGAAGGATGCCCAGGAAGTGCACTGTGATGAGGCCGCCAAGTGGACCTTGAACGCGCCACCTACCTTCCACTCGGAGATGATGTATGACAATTTCACACTGGTCCCTGTCTGGGGAAAGGAAGGCCACCTGCAGGTGTGCTCCAACAGCCTCTGTTGCCACTTACTATACGAGAGGCCCACCGTGTCCAAAGAGCTATATGCCCTGGGTGTCTTTGACGGACCCCACACCGTGCATGGCACCTACTACATTCAAACCTGTGCCCTGGTCAAGTGCGGGGGCCTGGGCTTCGACACCTGCGGGCAGGAGATCACGGAGGCCGAGGGCTTGTTTGACTTTCATCTGTGGGGGAACTTCAGCACTTTGTatatctttcctttatttctcacCTCGGGGATGACTCTGGACACCCCTGACCAGCTTGGGTGGGAGAATGACCACTATTTCTTGAGGAAGAGGGGACTGTCCTCTGGCCTGGTGACAGCAGCTCTCTATGGACGGTTGTATGAGAGGACGTAG